The Clostridioides sp. ES-S-0010-02 genome window below encodes:
- a CDS encoding phage tail protein, translating to MATDKSYYTILTNIGKAKIANASLVGEKVDFVKIQLGDGGGNEYNPTEEQTVLKNVVWEGKVGNVKTDESMTNCLILESLIPASAGGFVVREIGYLDTEGNLLAISKYRSAYKPKVEDGAVIDMKVKTIFVVSNVNNIELKIDPTIIFATLKDLQDLEAKIDTVDTKIDTTKTELTSNIETTKTDLNGKIGDTTLLETTDKTNIVSALNEVKTSVDSIETTADKTSIKDTDNLFESDNVEEALNQLAKNYNTLSEKQNNLETEVNGQRAKGISIANSLIDMI from the coding sequence TTGGCTACAGATAAAAGTTATTACACGATATTAACAAACATAGGTAAGGCTAAAATAGCAAATGCAAGTTTAGTAGGAGAAAAAGTTGATTTTGTCAAGATTCAACTTGGAGATGGCGGAGGAAATGAGTATAATCCTACAGAGGAACAAACAGTATTAAAAAATGTAGTTTGGGAAGGTAAAGTAGGGAATGTCAAGACTGATGAAAGCATGACAAATTGCTTGATTTTAGAGAGTCTAATACCTGCTAGCGCTGGTGGATTTGTAGTTAGAGAGATAGGTTATTTAGATACCGAAGGTAATTTACTTGCTATATCAAAGTATAGGTCAGCATATAAACCTAAAGTGGAAGATGGAGCAGTTATTGACATGAAGGTAAAAACTATTTTTGTTGTATCTAATGTTAATAATATAGAGCTTAAAATTGACCCTACGATAATTTTTGCTACATTAAAAGATTTACAAGATTTAGAGGCTAAAATAGATACCGTTGATACAAAAATAGATACAACTAAAACAGAGTTAACAAGCAACATAGAAACTACTAAGACAGATTTAAATGGAAAAATAGGGGATACAACACTACTTGAAACAACAGATAAAACAAATATAGTTAGTGCATTAAATGAGGTAAAAACTAGTGTAGATAGTATAGAAACAACAGCAGATAAAACAAGTATAAAAGATACAGATAACTTATTTGAAAGTGACAATGTAGAGGAAGCATTAAATCAACTAGCAAAAAATTATAATACATTATCAGAAAAACAGAATAATTTAGAAACAGAAGTAAATGGACAGAGAGCTAAGGGTATTTCAATAGCAAATAGTTTGATAGATATGATATAA
- a CDS encoding YmfQ family protein codes for MDKEINLISYLPQILQDKEEYIKAFNADNKEIKTLHDKLDDVLNDQFLEDLTISGVKRWEKIMSIVPKSNESLEDRRFRIFSKYISKLPYSERFLRNWLDSIVGEGNYELTINNATYNIHLESDARNQDWFEEVHSFVSNIKPCNLTLDYTRVLVSKDNGMYFGATTITGHEITIYPWSPSDIETQGEINILSGNGFGYQEITIY; via the coding sequence TTGGATAAAGAGATAAATCTAATAAGTTACTTACCACAAATTCTGCAAGATAAAGAAGAATATATAAAAGCATTTAATGCAGACAACAAAGAAATTAAAACACTACATGATAAATTAGATGATGTCTTAAATGACCAGTTTTTAGAGGATTTGACTATAAGTGGAGTTAAAAGATGGGAAAAAATAATGTCTATAGTTCCTAAATCAAATGAGAGTCTAGAAGATAGAAGATTTAGGATTTTTAGTAAATATATAAGTAAATTACCTTACTCAGAACGATTTTTAAGAAACTGGCTAGATAGTATAGTTGGAGAAGGAAACTATGAATTAACTATAAATAATGCTACTTATAACATTCATTTAGAGAGTGATGCGAGGAATCAAGACTGGTTTGAGGAAGTTCATTCATTTGTAAGTAACATTAAACCTTGTAACCTAACTTTAGATTATACTAGAGTTTTAGTTAGCAAAGATAATGGTATGTATTTTGGTGCAACTACAATAACAGGACATGAGATTACAATTTACCCTTGGTCACCTAGTGATATTGAAACACAAGGAGAGATTAATATACTTAGTGGCAATGGATTTGGATACCAAGAGATTACAATTTATTAG
- a CDS encoding baseplate J/gp47 family protein — MFELMTFENIIKRMLDSVPDTFDKREGSIIYNALAPVAIELTETYIAMDEMLDQTFVDTASYYYLEKRCKERGITPLEATNTIAKGVFNIDIPLDSRFNLGEHNYIAIERISEKTYKMKCETAGPIFELGQLIPIEYIDGLETAELTEILINGEDEESEDSLRQRYYDSLNSQSFGGNIQNYKDEVNKIQDVGGVKVYPVWNGGGTVKLVIINSNFKVPSSDLVNLVQEEIDPIQNQGEGIGLAPIGHKVTVTGVVSTTINISAEITYKNGYTWENIKSVAEETVDDYLNELNMSWEDEENLIVRISQIETRLLSIDGVLDIANTMINDAKSNLTIDSNSIVVRGEVVG, encoded by the coding sequence TTGTTTGAATTAATGACATTTGAAAATATAATTAAAAGAATGTTAGATAGTGTACCTGACACGTTTGACAAACGAGAAGGTTCTATAATATACAATGCCTTGGCACCAGTCGCTATAGAACTTACAGAAACATACATTGCCATGGATGAAATGTTAGACCAAACATTTGTTGATACTGCCAGTTATTATTATTTAGAGAAAAGATGCAAAGAGCGAGGAATTACACCGCTTGAAGCCACTAATACCATTGCAAAAGGAGTTTTCAACATAGATATTCCTCTTGATTCAAGATTCAACTTAGGAGAACACAATTATATTGCAATTGAGAGAATATCTGAAAAAACATATAAAATGAAATGTGAAACTGCTGGACCTATTTTTGAACTTGGTCAGTTGATTCCAATTGAATATATAGATGGTCTTGAAACTGCTGAGTTAACAGAAATACTAATTAATGGAGAAGATGAAGAAAGTGAAGATAGTTTGAGACAAAGATACTATGATAGTTTAAACTCACAAAGTTTTGGTGGTAATATACAAAACTATAAGGATGAAGTTAATAAGATACAAGATGTCGGAGGAGTTAAGGTTTATCCTGTCTGGAATGGTGGAGGAACTGTTAAGTTAGTAATAATTAACTCTAATTTTAAAGTACCATCTAGTGATTTAGTTAATCTAGTACAAGAAGAAATTGACCCTATACAAAATCAAGGAGAAGGTATTGGATTAGCACCTATAGGACATAAAGTTACTGTTACAGGAGTCGTGAGTACAACTATAAACATATCAGCAGAGATAACATACAAAAACGGATACACATGGGAGAATATAAAGTCTGTAGCAGAGGAAACAGTTGACGACTATTTGAATGAACTCAATATGAGCTGGGAAGACGAAGAAAATTTAATTGTTCGCATATCTCAGATAGAAACAAGATTACTTAGTATAGATGGAGTATTAGACATTGCAAACACAATGATAAATGATGCCAAATCTAATCTAACAATAGATAGTAATAGTATAGTAGTAAGAGGTGAGGTAGTTGGATAA
- a CDS encoding DUF2634 domain-containing protein, producing MLPTDNIDYDIEDVSIINFDVRQEPSKTFKLNIEKNKVDSICDDVEALKQTIFLILNTERYQHLIYSWNYGVELNDLIGEPVSYVIPELERRITEALVQDDRIENADNFQFENIKGKVHCKFIVHTKYGNLNAEKVVSV from the coding sequence GTGTTACCAACAGATAATATTGACTATGATATAGAAGATGTATCAATTATAAATTTTGATGTAAGACAAGAACCTAGTAAGACTTTTAAATTAAATATAGAAAAAAATAAAGTAGATAGTATTTGTGATGATGTTGAGGCATTAAAACAGACCATCTTTTTGATTCTAAACACAGAGAGATACCAACATCTAATATATAGTTGGAATTATGGAGTCGAGTTGAACGACCTTATTGGAGAACCTGTCTCATATGTAATACCCGAGTTAGAGAGAAGAATAACAGAAGCGTTGGTACAGGATGATAGGATTGAAAATGCAGACAATTTTCAGTTTGAAAATATAAAAGGTAAAGTACATTGTAAGTTTATAGTTCATACAAAGTATGGGAATTTAAATGCAGAGAAGGTGGTGAGTGTATAA
- a CDS encoding DUF2577 domain-containing protein, protein MSQDLLQIIKKAAMDAVETSNPIRVVFGTIESINPLKVKIEQKLSIGEFFLIQTDTFKRCTDKKIGDKLVLIRMQGGQQYLILDRM, encoded by the coding sequence GTGTCACAAGATTTATTACAAATAATCAAGAAAGCAGCAATGGATGCAGTAGAAACAAGTAATCCAATTAGGGTTGTATTTGGAACAATAGAAAGCATTAATCCTCTAAAAGTTAAGATAGAACAGAAACTATCTATTGGTGAATTTTTTTTAATACAAACAGATACATTTAAAAGATGTACAGATAAAAAGATAGGAGATAAATTAGTTTTAATTCGTATGCAAGGAGGACAACAGTATTTAATTTTAGATAGGATGTGA